In the Deltaproteobacteria bacterium genome, CCCGGCTCGCGGCGGTCCCCGGCTGCTTTCCCACCTCGGTGATCCTCGGCCTGTACCCGCTCCTCAAGGAGGGGCTGGTCGACCGGAGGGGGATCGTCGCGGACTGCAAGACCGGCGTCTCCGGCGGCGGACGGGGGCCGGCCCTCGGGTTCCATTATCCGGAGGTCGAGGGGGGCGTCCGGCCGTACGGGCTGCCGAACCACCGGCACAACCCGGAGATGGACCAGGAGCTTTCGCTCGCCGCGGGGGAGAAGGTGGCCGTCACCTTCGTCCCGCACCTGATGCCGATGGTTCGCGGGATCCTCGCGACCTGCTACGCCACCGCGAAGGCGAAGGTGTCGGCGAGGGACGTCGAGGCGGCGTACCGGAAGGCGTACGGCCGGGAGCCGTTCGTCCGGCTGCTGCCGGCGGGACTGCTCCCGTCCACCAAGGACGTGCGGGGGAGCAACTTCTGCGACATCGCCTGGCGGGTCGACGAGCGGACCCGGAGGGTGGTGGTCGTCTCCGCCATCGACAACCTGGTCAAGGGCGCGGCGGGCGCGGCGGTGCAGTGCTTCAACCTGATGGCCGGATTCCCGGAGGAGGAGGGGCTCCGGGCGATGCCCCTGTTCCCGTGACGTCGAAGGCGGGCGACGTCCGGGTGGCGGTGGTGATCCCCGCGCGGTACGCCGCGACGCGGCTGCCGGGGAAGCCGCTGGCCGAAATCGACGGCCGCCCGATGATATGGTATGTCTGGGACAAGGCGAGGCGGGCGAAGACGCCGTCCCGCGTGGTCGTGGCCACCGACGACGTGCGGATCGCCTCCGCGGTTCGCGGGTTCGGCGGCGAAGCGGTCATGACGTCCCCCGAATGCCCCTCCGGCACCGACCGCGTCGCCGAGGCGGCCCGCGGGATGGACGAGGGGATCGTCATCAACCTCCAGGGGGACGAGCCGCTGATGCACCCGTCGGTGATCGACGCGGTGGCCGCCCCGCTGGTGTCCGACCCGGAAGTGGCGATGTCCACGGCGGCGCTGCCGCAGGACGACCCGGCGGAGTTCGCGCGGGCGTCCGTGGTGAAAGTGGTGGTCGACGCCCGCGGGGACGCGCTGTACTTCTCCCGTGCGCCCATCCCGCACTACCGGGACGCGGGCGCGGGGCCGTACCGGAAGCACCTGGGGATCTACGGCTACCGGCGCGACTTCCTTTTCCGCGTGGCGGCGCTTCCGCCCTCCGCGCTCGAAGAGGCGGAGCGGCTCGAACAGCTGCGCGTGCTGCAGGCGGGGTTCCGGATCCGCGTGGTGGACGTTTCGCACGACTCGGTCGGGGTGGACACCCCCGAGGATCTCAAGGCGGTGGAGGAGAGGGTATGCGGGCCGAAAAGGCGATGAAGCCGAAGTTCATCTTCGTGACCGGCGGGGTCGTCTCGTCGCTCGGGAAGGGACTGGCGGCCGCGTCGATCGGCGCCCTCATGGAGTCCCGGGGACTCAAGATCACGATGCTCAAGCTCGACCCGTACATCAACGTCGATCCCGGAACGATGAACCCGTTCCAGCACGGGGAGGTGTTCGTCACCGACGACGGCGCCGAGACCGACCTGGACCTCGGGCACTACGAGCGGTTCGTTTCCTCCCGCACCGGAAAGAAGAACAACTGCACCACCGGAAAGATCTACCACTCCGTCATCACGAAGGAGCGCCGCGGCGACTACCTCGGCGGCACGGTGCAGGTGATCCCCCGCATCACCGACGAGATCAAGCGTGTCATCTACGCGGCGGCGAAGGGGTACGACCTCGCGATCGTCGAGGTGGGCGGAACCGTGGGCGACATCGAGAGCCTCCCGTTCCTCGAGGCGATCCGGCAGGTCAAGGGCGACCGGGGGAAGGAGAACGTCCTCTACGTCCACCTCACGCTGGTCCCCTAC is a window encoding:
- the kdsB gene encoding 3-deoxy-manno-octulosonate cytidylyltransferase, with translation MTSKAGDVRVAVVIPARYAATRLPGKPLAEIDGRPMIWYVWDKARRAKTPSRVVVATDDVRIASAVRGFGGEAVMTSPECPSGTDRVAEAARGMDEGIVINLQGDEPLMHPSVIDAVAAPLVSDPEVAMSTAALPQDDPAEFARASVVKVVVDARGDALYFSRAPIPHYRDAGAGPYRKHLGIYGYRRDFLFRVAALPPSALEEAERLEQLRVLQAGFRIRVVDVSHDSVGVDTPEDLKAVEERVCGPKRR
- a CDS encoding N-acetyl-gamma-glutamyl-phosphate reductase, whose translation is RLAAVPGCFPTSVILGLYPLLKEGLVDRRGIVADCKTGVSGGGRGPALGFHYPEVEGGVRPYGLPNHRHNPEMDQELSLAAGEKVAVTFVPHLMPMVRGILATCYATAKAKVSARDVEAAYRKAYGREPFVRLLPAGLLPSTKDVRGSNFCDIAWRVDERTRRVVVVSAIDNLVKGAAGAAVQCFNLMAGFPEEEGLRAMPLFP